One window of the Periophthalmus magnuspinnatus isolate fPerMag1 chromosome 17, fPerMag1.2.pri, whole genome shotgun sequence genome contains the following:
- the cables1 gene encoding LOW QUALITY PROTEIN: CDK5 and ABL1 enzyme substrate 1 (The sequence of the model RefSeq protein was modified relative to this genomic sequence to represent the inferred CDS: deleted 3 bases in 3 codons), with protein MAAATSSTSTATLPLKHTELIRKGIDPRRRQAALSFLSNISLDGRPVQDDADNQTEEEGSLEPRTRQSLVSPERCVSAASANTVALANQALLASNRAAHGTGPTTPGAAGAPACTDNTEGDAFLPAALSSPFSVPTSARGRLQTYTQGILPAPYSRQSSLNYSAEGGQIELQRSRRRLISQRSSLETLEDIEENAPLRRCRTLSGSPRPKSFKKVHFIKNMRQHDTRNGRIVLVSGRRSFYSVFSVLPYRDCSQAGDARLEGGRQRHPSGGVSAKEMVNGMDGVELGADGKTVSYTQFLYPTNVLGGGRRNTIDSTSSFSQSRNASHRSLILNRANSNQSSIDTGNDFGDFRDYDPNLLDDPQWPCGKHKRVLIFPSYMTTVIEYVKPSDLKKDMNETFKEKFPHIRLTLSKIRSLKREIKKLAQDECGYEELTVAMAFVYFEKLVLQGKLHKQNRKLCAGACVLLAAKIGANLKKHEVKILIDKLEERFRVNRRELIAFEFLVLVALEFNLQLPEHEIMPHYRRLLQTS; from the exons ATGGCGGCTGCCACGAGCAGCACATCTACGGCCACGCTACCATTAAAACACACCGAGCTCATACGGAAAGGCATCGACCCCAGGAGGAGGCAAGCAGCGCTCTCTTTCCTCAGTAACATTTCCCTGGACGGACGGCCCGTGCAGGACGATGCAGACAATCAGACCGAGGAGGAGGGCTCGCTGGAGCCTAGGACTAGACAGAGCCTGGTTTCTCCGGAGCGATGCGTTTCCGCAGCCAGCGCCAACACAGTCGCTCTTGCAAACCAGGCTCTCCTTGCGAGCAACCGAGCCGCTCATGGGACGGGTCCCACCACCCCAGGAGCAGCAGGGGCGCCTGCGTGCACAGACAACACCGAGGGAGACGCGTTCCTGCCCGCAGCCCTCAGCTCGCCCTTCTCCGTGCCCACGTCAGCCAGAGGCAGGCTGCAGACCTACACTCAGGGAATCCTGCCCGCGCCATACTCCAGGCAATCCTCCCTCAACTACAGCGCGGAGGGCGGTCAGatagagctgcagagatccag ACGAAGACTCATCTCACAGCGCTCGTCACTTGAAACACTTGAGGACATTGAGGAGAATGCTCCTTTACGCAG GTGCCGCACTCTGTCTGGTTCACCTCGACCAAAGAGCTTCAAGAAGGTGCACTTCATCAAGAACATGAGGCAACACGATACTCGCAATGGAAG gATAGTCCTTGTCAGTGGCAGAAGATCCTTCTATAGTGTATTTTCAGTGCTGCCCTATCGAGATTGTAGCCAAGCAGG GGATGCGAGGCTGGAGGGCGGGCGGCAGAGGCACCCGTCTGGAGGAGTCAGTGCCAAAGAGATGGTGAACGGGATGGATGGAGTCGAGCTGGGAGCAGATGGAAAG ACAGTGTCATATACCCAGTTCCTGTACCCTACAAACGTCCTGGGTGGAGGCAGGAGGAACACCATCGACTCCACCTCGTCCTTCAGCCAGTCCCGAAACGCCAGCCACCGCAGCCTGATCCTGAACCGGGCTAACAGTAACCAGAGCAGCATAGACACAG GGAATGATTTTGGAGATTTTCGGGACTACGACCCCAACCTCCTAGACGATCCACAGTGGCCTTGTGGGAAACATAAGAGAGTCCTCATCTTCCCTTCATACATG acTACAGTGATCGAATACGTGAAGCCCTCGGACCTGAAGAAAGACATGAATGAAACTTTCAAGGAGAAGTTTCCTCACATTAGACTGACCCTCAGCAAAATCAGGAG TTTGAAGCGGGAGATAAAGAAACTTGCCCAGGACGAATGTGGCTACGAGGAGCTAACTGTGGCCATGGCTTTCGTCTACTTTGAGAAACTGGTTCTTCAAGGC AAACTGCACAAACAGAATCGTAAACTG TGTGCGGGTGCATGTGTGCTGCTGGCGGCCAAGATCGGA GCGAATCTGAAAAAACACGAGGTCAAGATCCTAATCGAT aaACTTGAAGAGCGTTTCAGGGTAAACCGCAGGGAGTTAATCGCATTTGAGTTCCTTGTCCTGGTGGCTTTGGAGTTCAACTTGCAGCTGCCCGAACACGAGATCATGCCCCACTACAGAAGGCTGCTGCAGACGTCCTAG